A genome region from Panthera leo isolate Ple1 chromosome A2, P.leo_Ple1_pat1.1, whole genome shotgun sequence includes the following:
- the LOC122213938 gene encoding suppressor of SWI4 1 homolog, which produces MARPPCPGHQGLITQPLPSQPLFLRSLILQEGKLSLRDGEWFAHSHTAGEWWNSAQKQAPGVSVATPLWLSARLVTSPRSSASRRHLAGAGSERRGAGSTRQKRPSGGVSGMGQSGRSRHQKRARAQAQLRNLEAYAAQPHSFVFARGRAGRGVRQLSLDLRRVMEPLTATRLQIRKKNTLKDCVAVAGPLGVTHFLILSKTETNIYFKLMRLPGGPTLTFRINKYTLMRDVVSSLRRHRMHEQQFAHPPLLVLNSFGPHGMHVKLMATMFQNLFPSINVHKVNLNTIKRCLLINYNPDSQELDFRHYSIKVVPVGASRGMKKLLQEKFPNMSRLQDISELLATGAGLSESEAEPDGEHNITELPQAVAGRGNMRAQQSAVRLTEIGPRMTLQLIKIQEGVGEGNVLFHSFVHKTEEELQAILAAKEEKLRLKAQRQDQQAQNVLRKREQREAHRKKSLAGMKRARAEASGDSDAEDPGAPPEGTGQREEEEDEAEYFRQAVGEEPDEDMFPKAAKRRRPAGPPGKKQRGRGQRPDRGADRRPPKAKGRPQRAQAKLERRGAAWEHRRGRARPPKKAV; this is translated from the exons ATGGCCAGACCCCCTTGCCCAGGCCACCAGGGCCTGATAACACAG CCTTTGCCTTCACAACCTTTGTTCCTACGAAGCCTCATTTTACAAGAGGGAAAACTGAGCCTGAGGGACGGTGAGTGGTTTGCCCACAGCCACACAGCTGGAGAATGGTGGAACTCAGCCCAG AAACAAGCACCAGGTGTCTCCGTAGCAACCCCTCTGTGGCTTTCTGCTCGCCTGGTGACGTCACCGCGCAGTTCCGCCTCACGTCGTCACCTCGCCGGCGCCGGAAGTGAGCGGCGCGGCGCCGGAAGCACCCGGCAGAAGCGTCCCAGCGGAGGAGTTAGCGGCATGGGGCAGTCGGGGCGG TCCCGTCACCAGAAGCGTGCTCGCGCCCAGGCGCAGCTCCGCAACCTCGAGGCCTACGCCGCGCAGCCGCACTCGTTCGTGTTCGCGCGGGGTCGCGCGGGTCGCGGCGTCCGGCAGCTCAGCCTGGACCTTCGTCGGGTCATGGAGCCCCTCACCGCCACCCGCCTGCAG ATACGAAAGAAAAACACTCTGAAGGATTGTGTGGCAGTGGCGGGGCCCCTTGGGGTCACACACTTTCTGATCTTGAGTAAAACGGAGACAAACATCTACTTT aAGCTGATGCGCCTCCCAGGAGGCCCCACCTTGACCTTCCGGATCAATAAG TACACACTAATGCGCGACGTGGTCTCCTCCTTGCGCCGACACCGCATGCACGAGCAGCAGTTTGCCCATCCGCCCCTCCTGGTGCTCAACAGCTTCGGCCCCCATGGCATGCATGTGAAGCTCATGGCCACCATGTTCCAGAACCTGTTCCCCTCCATCAATGTGCACAAg GTGAACCTAAACACCATCAAGCGCTGCCTTCTCATCAACTACAATCCTGACTCCCAGGAGCTAGATTTCCGTCATTA TAGCATCAAAGTCGTTCCTGTGGGCGCAAGTCGTGGGATGAAGAAGCTTCTACAGGAGAAGTTCCCCAACATGAGCCGTCTACAGGACATCAGCGAGCTATTGGCCAC GGGCGCCGGGCTGTCCGAGAGTGAggcagagcccgatggggagcACAACATCACGGAGCTGCCCCAAGCCGTCGCGGGACGCGGCAACATGCGGGCCCAGCAGAGCGCCGTGCGGCTCACTGAG ATCGGGCCCCGGATGACACTGCAGCTCATCAAAATCCAGGAGGGTGTTGGGGAGGGGAACGTGCTGTTCCACAGTTTCG TGCACAAGACTGAAGAGGAGCTTCAGGCCATCCTGGCGGCCAAGGAGGAGAAGCTACGGCTCAAGGCCCAGAGGCAGGACCAGCAGGCCCAGAATGTCCTGCGCAAGCGGGAGCAGCGGGAGGCACACAG GAAGAAGAGCCTGGCAGGCATGAAGCGGGCGCGGGCAGAGGCCAGTGGGGATAGCGATGCCGAGGACCCCGGCGCCCCCCCAGAGGGGACCGGCCAgcgagaggaagaggaggatgaagCCGAGTATTTCCGCCAGGCGGTGGGAGAGGAGCCTGATGAGG ACATGTTCCCGAAGGCAGCTAAACGAAGACGGCCTGCCGGGCCCCCGGGCAAGAAGCAGCgaggaagggggcagaggccAGATCGAGGCGCCGACCGGAGGCCTCCAAAGGCCAAGGGCAGGCCCCAGCGGGCCCAGGCCAAGCTGGAACGCAGAGGAGCTGCCTGGGAGCACAGGCGGGGCCGAGCACGGCCACCAAAGAAAGCAGTCTGA